One genomic region from Anabaena sp. PCC 7108 encodes:
- a CDS encoding TetR/AcrR family transcriptional regulator, translating to MARPKIGEIQRSNSDKVEKILQGAMQEFLRNGYAATSMDRVAEAAGVSKATVYSHFQDKVGLFSALIEQLARKRFQSIFGQHLLVGEPYIVLRGLAKTALEQMTTDPEYLAFERVLIGESVRFPELAQVFVRCIAKPAIETITKYLASHPELKIPDPEATARILIGSLAHFAITQQILHGKEIMPMESDRLIDALTHLIVNCAE from the coding sequence ATGGCACGCCCAAAAATTGGGGAGATACAGCGATCAAATTCAGATAAAGTCGAAAAGATTCTCCAAGGAGCGATGCAGGAGTTTTTAAGAAATGGCTATGCAGCGACTAGTATGGATCGGGTAGCTGAAGCTGCCGGAGTTTCTAAAGCAACGGTTTACAGCCACTTTCAAGATAAAGTCGGACTTTTTAGTGCGCTGATAGAGCAATTAGCAAGAAAAAGGTTTCAGTCGATTTTTGGACAACATCTTCTAGTGGGAGAACCCTACATAGTTTTGAGGGGATTGGCTAAAACAGCCTTAGAGCAGATGACAACAGATCCAGAATATTTAGCTTTTGAGCGAGTGCTAATTGGTGAGTCGGTGCGTTTTCCAGAACTAGCTCAAGTTTTTGTGCGTTGCATTGCTAAACCAGCAATTGAGACCATCACTAAATATCTAGCATCACATCCAGAACTAAAAATACCTGATCCAGAGGCAACAGCGAGGATTTTGATTGGTTCCTTAGCACATTTTGCTATTACTCAGCAAATTTTACATGGTAAGGAGATTATGCCGATGGAGAGCGATCGCTTGATTGATGCTTTGACACATTTGATTGTCAATTGTGCCGAATAG
- a CDS encoding ABC exporter membrane fusion protein yields the protein MQNPKLQGSLSSQSIIWLLITIPTIASLTVISISIFTVLRLRETAEKAITPVVIMPELKTVTALGRIEPQGKVIKLSAAVSSEGSRVEKLLVQEGDRVKAGQVIAILDSQNRLQAALQEAQEEVKVTKANLARIQAGAKHGEIDTQKATIARLEAERQGDIDTQKATIARLEAELINSQAEDKRYQQLYTEGAISASQRDSKRLTLKTAQKSLQAAQASLKRIQLTGQQRLKEATATLDQISEVRPVDLVAAKAEISRAEATVKKATTNLQQAYVQSPQNGRVFEIHTRPGELISNEGIVDIGQTNQMYAVAEVYESDISKVHLGQQVRVFGDVLPVELQGTVQRIGLQVQRQNAINTDPSTNIDNRIVKVHIQLDPVSSQKAANLTNMQVKVVIEI from the coding sequence GTGCAAAACCCCAAGCTACAAGGTTCATTATCTTCTCAGTCTATTATTTGGTTACTGATTACAATACCTACAATTGCATCACTAACTGTAATCAGCATTAGTATTTTCACTGTACTAAGACTGCGGGAAACAGCCGAAAAAGCAATAACACCCGTGGTGATCATGCCGGAACTAAAAACAGTTACAGCCTTAGGAAGAATTGAACCACAAGGAAAAGTCATTAAACTGTCTGCTGCTGTATCTAGTGAAGGAAGTCGGGTAGAAAAGTTACTAGTACAGGAGGGAGATAGAGTAAAAGCAGGCCAAGTGATAGCCATTTTAGACAGTCAAAATCGCTTGCAAGCAGCATTGCAAGAAGCCCAAGAAGAAGTAAAAGTCACAAAAGCTAACTTAGCTCGCATTCAAGCAGGTGCAAAACATGGGGAAATTGACACCCAAAAAGCCACAATTGCCCGCTTGGAAGCAGAACGTCAAGGTGATATTGACACCCAAAAAGCCACAATTGCCCGCTTAGAAGCAGAATTAATTAATAGTCAAGCAGAAGACAAACGTTATCAGCAACTGTATACAGAAGGGGCAATTTCTGCTTCCCAACGGGACAGTAAACGTTTAACCCTAAAAACTGCTCAAAAAAGTTTGCAAGCCGCACAAGCTTCTTTAAAGCGTATCCAGTTAACTGGACAGCAGCGACTTAAAGAAGCCACAGCAACTCTAGATCAAATTTCCGAAGTCCGTCCGGTGGATTTGGTAGCAGCTAAAGCCGAAATTAGTCGTGCTGAAGCTACGGTAAAAAAAGCAACCACTAATCTCCAACAAGCTTACGTTCAATCACCCCAAAATGGCCGAGTATTTGAAATCCATACCCGTCCAGGAGAATTAATCTCAAATGAGGGAATTGTCGATATTGGACAAACTAATCAAATGTATGCAGTTGCCGAAGTCTACGAAAGCGATATTAGCAAAGTACATTTAGGGCAACAAGTGCGGGTATTTGGTGATGTTTTACCAGTGGAATTACAGGGAACAGTTCAGCGGATAGGCTTACAAGTGCAGCGGCAAAATGCGATTAATACTGATCCCTCTACCAATATTGATAACAGAATTGTCAAAGTCCATATTCAACTAGATCCAGTTTCCAGTCAGAAAGCAGCCAACTTAACCAATATGCAAGTTAAAGTAGTCATTGAAATTTAA